In one Desulfoferula mesophila genomic region, the following are encoded:
- a CDS encoding putative quinol monooxygenase, with product MSKVHLTAKITAKPGAADQLEKALLAVVPTVRAEDGCLRYDLHRESREGNEFLFYEIWASPEALKAHGQSAHMNAMRASIESLVDGPTRLTFWNAVDRVDG from the coding sequence ATGAGCAAAGTGCATCTCACCGCCAAGATCACGGCTAAGCCGGGGGCGGCGGACCAATTGGAAAAGGCCTTGCTGGCCGTGGTGCCCACGGTGCGCGCGGAGGACGGTTGCCTGCGCTACGACCTGCACCGGGAGAGCCGGGAGGGCAACGAGTTTTTGTTTTACGAGATATGGGCCAGCCCCGAGGCCCTGAAGGCCCATGGGCAGTCGGCCCATATGAACGCCATGCGCGCGAGCATAGAGTCCCTGGTGGACGGCCCCACCCGGCTCACCTTTTGGAACGCCGTGGACCGGGTCGACGGCTGA
- the lipB gene encoding lipoyl(octanoyl) transferase LipB, which produces MSEIRVLKLGLVPYPEALELMRGLVALKQKGPGPQVLLLLEHPPVLTMGRRAADGDILAPPELLEREGIQVHQVERGGLVTYHGPGQLVAYPLLDLNELGLGIGELVRILEQTLLATLADLGVQGNLHEGHPGAWYGRQKLASIGVAVKRGITMHGLALNLDPNLEHFKLINPCGLTGSPMTSVRLVSGRAVDSGRAEDILAGHLCRRLELSPAPWSLERASACLDGGRWD; this is translated from the coding sequence ATGTCCGAGATCAGAGTTCTCAAACTGGGTCTTGTCCCCTACCCCGAGGCCCTGGAGCTGATGCGCGGCCTGGTCGCCCTAAAACAAAAGGGCCCCGGCCCCCAGGTGCTGCTGCTTCTGGAGCACCCGCCGGTGTTGACCATGGGCCGCCGGGCCGCCGACGGCGACATCCTGGCCCCGCCCGAGCTGCTGGAGCGCGAGGGCATCCAGGTGCACCAGGTGGAGCGGGGCGGCCTCGTGACCTATCACGGCCCCGGCCAACTGGTGGCCTACCCCCTGCTGGATCTGAATGAGTTGGGCCTGGGGATCGGCGAGTTGGTGCGCATTCTTGAGCAAACCCTGCTGGCCACCCTGGCCGACCTGGGGGTGCAGGGCAACCTGCACGAGGGGCATCCCGGGGCCTGGTATGGCCGGCAAAAGCTGGCTTCCATCGGGGTGGCGGTCAAGCGGGGCATCACCATGCACGGCTTGGCCTTGAATCTGGACCCCAACTTGGAGCATTTTAAGCTTATCAATCCCTGCGGCCTCACCGGCTCGCCCATGACCTCGGTGCGCCTGGTGAGCGGGCGCGCGGTGGACTCAGGCCGGGCCGAGGACATCTTGGCCGGGCACTTGTGCCGCAGGCTGGAATTGTCCCCCGCGCCTTGGAGCCTGGAGCGGGCCTCGGCCTGCCTGGATGGGGGGCGCTGGGACTAG
- a CDS encoding sigma-54-dependent Fis family transcriptional regulator: protein MAQTITRDKMNQAWQRFAQTGQVDREAVRREVADSWQRCYRQGLRPNAPKGSLKLSSAQMARIRAANADFIEAALPFMRFLQSAVRGSGFILVLTNADGVLLDVFGDEEILGMAQDNNYVAGSSRAEEEVGTNSIGLCLVERKPVQVTGPEHYNQRHHDWTCSSAPVFSPEGNLLGAITLSGKSSSAHRHTLGMVISAAEAIENKLKQRKADKEKSNYETMLESILGSISEAVIAVNHKGVVTHANQAACRMGGFCAAKVLGQTIDRVFPGHPLLMDMARHGKDYGNVEVAVDGPRGRTYFILRPFMIREDEKHFGFFLVMNERSRFFNEVRKISGHNARFTFEDIKGSSPEFLRQIKLANIAAGADSRVLIMGETGTGKELFAQAIHNASERAQGPFVAINCAAIPRELIESEILGYKDGAFTGARKGGQVGKLELADGGTIFLDEVGEMPLDAQTKFLRVLQDGMITRLGDNRPVKVDVRVIAATNEDLVERVASKGFRQDLYFRLSVVELNIPPLRARLDDLPLLVEHVLGRISYKLGARQLGISPEALEVLSRYPWPGNVRELGNILEMAAIVCDDRDIQVEHLPQRLFRAGLTAPVSQTVQPLKQMEAEVLKNALAECDGNVAKVARKLGLSRSTIYRRMKELGIGKSVSFD, encoded by the coding sequence GTGGCGCAAACAATTACCCGCGACAAAATGAATCAAGCCTGGCAACGCTTCGCCCAGACCGGCCAAGTGGACCGCGAGGCGGTTCGCCGGGAAGTGGCCGACTCCTGGCAACGCTGCTATCGCCAGGGGCTCAGGCCCAACGCCCCCAAAGGCTCGCTCAAGCTATCCTCCGCCCAAATGGCCCGCATCCGGGCGGCCAACGCCGATTTCATCGAGGCGGCCCTGCCTTTCATGCGCTTTTTGCAGAGCGCGGTGCGCGGCTCTGGCTTCATCCTGGTGCTCACCAACGCCGACGGGGTGTTGCTGGACGTGTTCGGGGACGAGGAAATCCTCGGCATGGCCCAGGACAACAACTACGTGGCCGGCAGCAGCCGGGCCGAGGAGGAGGTGGGCACCAACTCCATCGGGCTGTGCCTGGTGGAGCGCAAACCCGTGCAGGTGACCGGCCCCGAGCACTACAACCAGCGCCACCACGACTGGACCTGCTCGTCGGCCCCGGTGTTCTCTCCCGAAGGCAACCTGTTGGGAGCCATCACCCTCTCGGGAAAATCCTCCAGCGCCCACCGCCACACCCTGGGCATGGTCATCTCCGCCGCCGAGGCCATAGAGAACAAGCTCAAGCAGCGCAAGGCGGACAAGGAAAAGAGCAACTACGAGACCATGCTGGAGTCCATCCTGGGCTCCATATCCGAAGCGGTGATCGCGGTGAACCACAAAGGGGTGGTTACCCACGCCAACCAGGCGGCCTGCCGCATGGGCGGCTTTTGTGCCGCCAAGGTGCTGGGCCAAACCATCGACCGGGTCTTCCCCGGCCATCCCCTGCTCATGGACATGGCCCGCCACGGCAAGGACTACGGCAACGTGGAGGTGGCGGTGGACGGCCCCCGGGGGCGCACCTATTTCATCCTGCGCCCCTTCATGATCCGCGAGGATGAAAAGCACTTCGGCTTCTTTTTGGTCATGAACGAGCGCAGCCGCTTTTTCAACGAGGTGCGCAAGATCTCCGGGCACAACGCCCGCTTCACCTTCGAGGACATCAAGGGCAGCTCGCCGGAGTTCCTGCGCCAGATCAAGCTGGCCAATATCGCCGCCGGGGCCGACAGCCGGGTGCTCATCATGGGCGAGACCGGCACCGGCAAGGAGCTCTTCGCCCAGGCCATCCACAACGCCTCCGAGCGTGCCCAGGGCCCCTTCGTGGCCATCAACTGCGCGGCCATCCCCCGCGAGCTCATCGAGTCGGAGATTCTGGGCTATAAGGACGGGGCCTTCACCGGGGCGCGCAAGGGCGGCCAGGTGGGCAAGCTGGAGCTGGCCGACGGGGGCACCATATTCCTGGACGAGGTGGGCGAGATGCCCCTGGACGCCCAGACCAAGTTCCTGCGGGTGCTCCAGGACGGCATGATCACCCGCCTGGGCGACAACCGTCCCGTCAAGGTGGACGTGCGGGTCATCGCCGCCACCAACGAGGACCTGGTGGAGCGGGTGGCCAGCAAGGGCTTCCGCCAGGACCTCTATTTCCGCCTCAGCGTGGTGGAGCTGAACATCCCCCCCCTGCGGGCGCGCCTGGACGACCTTCCCCTTTTGGTGGAGCATGTTCTGGGACGCATTTCCTACAAGCTGGGCGCCCGCCAACTGGGCATCTCCCCCGAGGCCCTGGAGGTGCTCAGCCGCTACCCCTGGCCGGGCAACGTGCGCGAGCTGGGCAACATCCTGGAGATGGCCGCCATCGTCTGCGACGACCGGGATATCCAGGTGGAGCACCTGCCCCAGCGCCTTTTCCGGGCCGGCCTCACCGCCCCGGTGAGCCAAACGGTGCAACCCCTCAAGCAAATGGAGGCCGAGGTGCTCAAAAACGCCCTGGCCGAATGCGATGGCAACGTGGCCAAGGTGGCCCGCAAGCTGGGTCTGTCGCGCAGCACCATCTATCGCCGCATGAAGGAGCTGGGGATCGGCAAGTCCGTCAGCTTCGACTAA
- a CDS encoding thiamine pyrophosphate-dependent dehydrogenase E1 component subunit alpha produces the protein MDIPSKTVRELYRTMVVIRAFEEKVQDLYARGHIPGLAHLYIGEEAIAAGVCANLGDRDYITSTHRGHGHVIAKGALLKPMMAELYGKETGYCKGKGGSMHIADVNLGILGANGIAGGGLPIAVGAGLSCKMKYPGQVTVCFFGDASSNNGTFHESLNFAAVHKLPVIFVCENNGFGISVSQKQHQAIVDISVRAAGYNMPGITVDGNDVLSVYLSSAEAIERARQGEGPTLLEYKTYRWRGHHEGDPNQGGRYRTKEDIQAWVENCPIKRLEAYLTKNKVMTKKQMQAVWDEVEKEIDDSIEFAEQSPFPPLEEMFQDVLA, from the coding sequence ATGGATATTCCCTCTAAAACCGTGCGCGAGTTGTACCGGACCATGGTGGTTATCCGGGCATTCGAGGAAAAAGTTCAAGATCTCTATGCCAGGGGACACATACCCGGCCTGGCTCACCTGTACATCGGCGAAGAGGCCATCGCGGCCGGGGTGTGCGCCAATCTTGGTGACCGGGACTACATCACCAGCACCCACCGGGGCCACGGCCACGTCATCGCCAAGGGCGCCCTGCTCAAGCCCATGATGGCCGAGCTCTACGGCAAGGAGACCGGCTACTGCAAGGGCAAGGGCGGCTCCATGCACATCGCCGACGTGAACCTGGGCATCCTGGGGGCCAACGGCATCGCCGGTGGCGGTCTGCCCATCGCGGTGGGCGCTGGGCTTTCGTGCAAGATGAAATACCCCGGCCAGGTAACCGTCTGCTTCTTCGGCGACGCCTCCTCCAACAACGGGACCTTCCACGAGTCGCTCAACTTCGCCGCCGTGCACAAGCTGCCGGTCATCTTCGTTTGCGAAAACAACGGCTTCGGCATTTCGGTCTCCCAGAAGCAGCACCAGGCCATCGTGGACATCTCGGTGCGGGCGGCGGGCTACAACATGCCCGGCATCACCGTGGACGGCAACGACGTGCTGAGCGTGTACCTGTCCTCGGCCGAGGCCATCGAGCGGGCCCGCCAAGGCGAAGGCCCCACGCTGCTGGAGTACAAGACCTACCGTTGGCGCGGCCACCACGAGGGCGACCCCAACCAGGGCGGCCGCTACCGCACCAAGGAAGACATCCAGGCCTGGGTAGAGAATTGCCCCATCAAGCGCCTGGAGGCGTATCTGACCAAGAACAAGGTCATGACCAAGAAACAGATGCAGGCGGTTTGGGATGAGGTGGAGAAGGAGATCGACGACTCCATCGAGTTCGCGGAACAAAGCCCGTTCCCGCCCCTCGAAGAAATGTTCCAAGACGTGTTGGCCTAG
- a CDS encoding alpha-ketoacid dehydrogenase subunit beta, which yields MSRVITYAQALNEALAYCMEKDDSVFVMGEDVGRYGGIFQVTAGLQERFGVDRIMDTPISEAAFVGGAVGAAMTGMRPVVEIMFIDFITVAMDMVVNQMAKMHFMFGGRAKVPMVLRVNIGAGRGTAAQHSQSFHAIFQHIPGIKIAMPSTPYDAKGMLIEAIQDDNPVLFVEHKKIYIDKGEVPEEAYTVPLGKAKVVRPGKDITVVATLNMVAKALAVAEEMAGKGVDMEVIDLRSLCPLDREAVLASVRKTGTLITADEGCHTGNMGGELAATVAEQALDSLKAPIVRVSGPDTPVAFSPPLEQAFIPSEQDLKDAVNRVLEYL from the coding sequence ATGAGTCGCGTAATTACTTATGCTCAAGCGCTGAACGAGGCCCTGGCCTATTGCATGGAAAAAGACGACAGCGTGTTCGTCATGGGCGAGGACGTGGGCCGCTACGGCGGCATCTTCCAGGTGACCGCAGGCTTGCAGGAACGCTTCGGCGTGGACCGGATCATGGATACCCCCATCTCCGAGGCCGCCTTCGTGGGCGGCGCGGTGGGCGCGGCCATGACCGGCATGCGTCCGGTGGTGGAGATCATGTTCATCGACTTCATCACCGTGGCCATGGACATGGTGGTCAACCAGATGGCCAAGATGCACTTCATGTTCGGCGGCCGGGCCAAGGTGCCCATGGTGCTCCGGGTCAACATCGGGGCCGGGCGCGGCACCGCGGCCCAGCACTCCCAGAGCTTCCACGCCATTTTTCAGCACATACCGGGCATCAAGATCGCCATGCCCTCCACGCCCTACGACGCCAAGGGCATGCTCATCGAGGCCATCCAGGACGACAACCCGGTGCTGTTCGTGGAACACAAGAAAATATATATCGACAAGGGCGAGGTTCCCGAGGAGGCCTACACCGTGCCCCTGGGCAAGGCCAAGGTGGTGCGCCCGGGCAAGGACATCACCGTGGTGGCCACCTTGAACATGGTGGCCAAGGCGCTGGCCGTGGCCGAGGAAATGGCGGGCAAGGGCGTGGACATGGAGGTCATTGACCTGCGCTCGTTGTGCCCCCTGGATCGGGAAGCGGTGCTGGCCTCGGTGCGCAAGACCGGCACCCTGATCACCGCCGACGAGGGCTGCCACACCGGCAACATGGGCGGCGAGCTGGCGGCCACGGTGGCCGAACAGGCCCTGGATTCGCTCAAGGCCCCCATCGTGCGGGTTTCCGGCCCGGACACCCCGGTGGCCTTCAGCCCTCCCCTGGAGCAGGCCTTCATCCCCAGCGAGCAAGACCTGAAGGACGCGGTCAACCGGGTTCTGGAATATCTCTAG
- a CDS encoding 2-oxo acid dehydrogenase subunit E2: MQELSKSQVRAMPAARALAREKGLDLAAITGSGPDGCILVKDVQASQAAPAQAPALAGASAKVTSLARKLAQQKGVDLSAVQGTGPRGRITKADVHRAAAAPAPAAGGAIAGQKVPATSMRKTIARRLSASAFTAPHIYFFSDVKMDSLLALYKDIKQEILERHGVKISVNDLLIKAVALTLEEFPHVNASFDGENIEVWQDVNVGLAVALDEGLIVPAIAEANLASLWEIASQRADLVDRARDRKLQADEIGRGTFTISSLAQYEITHFTAIINPPQSAILSVGKTQEKVVAENGQVVVRQVATLGLSVDHRIIDGAVAAQFLTSLKKKLERPALMFMELG, translated from the coding sequence ATGCAAGAGCTTAGCAAAAGCCAAGTCAGGGCCATGCCCGCGGCGCGCGCTCTGGCGCGTGAAAAGGGCCTGGACCTGGCGGCCATAACCGGAAGCGGCCCGGACGGCTGCATCCTGGTCAAGGACGTTCAGGCCAGCCAGGCCGCACCGGCCCAGGCTCCGGCCTTGGCCGGCGCGTCGGCCAAGGTGACCAGCCTGGCCCGCAAGCTGGCCCAGCAAAAGGGCGTGGATCTTTCCGCCGTGCAGGGCACCGGCCCGCGCGGGCGCATCACCAAGGCGGACGTGCACAGAGCGGCCGCCGCTCCCGCCCCGGCGGCGGGCGGCGCCATCGCCGGCCAGAAGGTCCCCGCCACCTCCATGCGCAAGACCATCGCCCGGCGCCTGTCGGCCTCGGCCTTCACCGCACCGCACATCTATTTCTTCAGCGACGTTAAGATGGACTCCCTGCTGGCCCTGTACAAGGACATCAAACAGGAGATCCTGGAGCGCCACGGAGTGAAGATCTCGGTCAACGATCTCTTGATCAAGGCCGTGGCCCTTACCCTGGAAGAGTTCCCCCACGTCAACGCCTCCTTTGATGGTGAAAACATCGAGGTGTGGCAAGACGTGAACGTGGGGCTGGCCGTGGCCCTGGACGAAGGGCTCATCGTGCCGGCCATCGCCGAGGCCAACCTGGCCAGCCTATGGGAGATAGCCTCCCAGCGGGCCGACCTGGTGGACCGGGCCCGGGACCGCAAGCTGCAGGCCGACGAGATCGGGCGCGGCACCTTCACCATCTCCAGCCTGGCCCAGTACGAGATCACCCACTTCACGGCCATCATCAATCCGCCGCAAAGCGCCATTCTCTCGGTGGGCAAGACCCAGGAGAAGGTGGTGGCCGAAAACGGCCAGGTGGTGGTGCGCCAGGTGGCCACCCTGGGCCTGTCGGTGGACCACCGCATCATCGACGGCGCGGTGGCCGCGCAATTTTTGACTAGCCTGAAAAAGAAACTCGAACGGCCGGCGCTCATGTTCATGGAGCTGGGTTGA
- the lpdA gene encoding dihydrolipoyl dehydrogenase → MAVEIVLPMLGVTVEKGTIIEWLKTEGDAVAKGESLYIVEADKVTTEVESPSDGILGRILVPAGVEVPVLTVVGVIVAQGEAVPDNYQVVGGAAEAPAPAPAPEPAADAYSAATPQAEAQNYDYDVAVIGGGPGGYVAAIRAGQMGARVLLAEKDALGGTCLNRGCIPTKSLLSDVHPLHQIRKSAVYTGAGKLAASLSKMMQRKDEVVGRMSAGVEGLLKANKVTLSKTEAKFVDAHTLELTGPEGAKKVSAAKVIIATGSRPSEVPPLPVDGKAVINSDHALSLKEAPKSMVIVGGGVIGVELATIFSLLGSKVTIVELLPSIVAMEDPEAVAALKSALEELGIEIITEARAQKVKKGKNGPSLVITNGDDRERTLKASLVLVAVGRAPNTEGWGRDALGLEMDGPFVKVNARMETSVPGVYAIGDVVGKSMLAHTASEEGVVAVENLMGASRQMDYDRIPNCVYTFPEVASVGLREAQAASRGLKVKVGKFPYRFSGKAAAMGEEQGLVKIVSDPELGEILGACIVGQHATDLIGAVALAMDLEATVDDLGEVVMGHPTLAETVKEAALDCLGRAIHKP, encoded by the coding sequence GTGGCCGTTGAAATAGTTCTCCCCATGCTGGGGGTGACCGTAGAAAAGGGCACCATCATCGAGTGGTTGAAAACCGAAGGTGATGCGGTGGCCAAGGGCGAGTCCCTTTATATAGTAGAGGCGGACAAGGTGACCACCGAGGTGGAGTCGCCTTCCGACGGCATCCTGGGGCGCATCCTGGTGCCCGCCGGGGTGGAGGTTCCCGTGCTCACCGTGGTGGGCGTCATCGTGGCCCAGGGCGAGGCGGTGCCCGACAACTACCAGGTCGTGGGCGGCGCCGCCGAGGCTCCCGCGCCGGCGCCCGCCCCGGAACCGGCGGCCGACGCCTACAGCGCGGCCACGCCCCAGGCCGAGGCGCAAAACTACGACTACGACGTGGCGGTGATCGGCGGCGGCCCCGGCGGCTACGTGGCCGCCATCCGGGCCGGTCAGATGGGGGCCAGGGTGCTCCTGGCCGAAAAGGACGCCCTGGGGGGCACCTGCCTGAACCGGGGCTGCATCCCCACCAAGTCCCTGCTCTCCGACGTGCACCCGCTGCACCAGATCCGCAAGTCGGCGGTGTACACCGGCGCCGGCAAGCTGGCCGCCAGCCTTTCCAAGATGATGCAGCGCAAGGACGAGGTGGTGGGCCGCATGTCCGCCGGGGTGGAGGGCCTACTCAAGGCCAACAAGGTCACCTTGTCCAAGACCGAGGCCAAGTTCGTGGACGCCCACACCCTGGAGCTCACCGGGCCCGAGGGCGCCAAGAAGGTAAGCGCGGCCAAGGTGATCATCGCCACCGGCTCGCGCCCCTCCGAGGTGCCGCCGTTGCCGGTGGACGGCAAGGCGGTGATCAACAGCGATCACGCCTTGAGCCTCAAGGAGGCCCCCAAGTCCATGGTCATCGTGGGCGGCGGGGTCATCGGGGTGGAGTTGGCCACCATCTTCAGCCTGTTGGGCTCCAAGGTGACCATCGTGGAGCTGCTGCCCTCCATCGTCGCCATGGAAGACCCCGAGGCGGTGGCCGCGCTCAAGAGCGCCCTGGAGGAGCTGGGCATCGAGATCATCACCGAGGCCCGGGCCCAAAAGGTGAAAAAGGGCAAGAACGGTCCCTCGCTGGTCATCACCAACGGCGACGACCGCGAGCGCACCCTCAAGGCCTCGCTGGTCCTGGTGGCCGTGGGCCGCGCCCCCAACACCGAGGGCTGGGGCCGCGACGCCCTGGGCCTGGAGATGGACGGTCCCTTCGTCAAGGTCAACGCCCGCATGGAGACCTCGGTCCCCGGCGTCTACGCCATCGGCGACGTGGTGGGCAAGTCCATGCTGGCCCACACCGCCTCCGAGGAAGGCGTGGTGGCGGTGGAAAACCTCATGGGGGCCAGCCGCCAGATGGACTACGACCGCATCCCCAACTGCGTCTACACCTTCCCCGAGGTGGCTTCGGTGGGCCTGAGAGAGGCCCAGGCCGCCAGCCGGGGGCTGAAGGTCAAGGTGGGCAAGTTCCCCTACCGGTTCAGCGGCAAGGCGGCGGCCATGGGCGAGGAACAGGGCCTGGTCAAGATCGTCAGCGATCCCGAGCTGGGCGAGATCCTGGGCGCCTGCATCGTGGGCCAGCACGCCACCGACCTGATCGGCGCCGTGGCCCTGGCCATGGACCTGGAGGCCACCGTGGACGACCTGGGCGAGGTGGTCATGGGCCACCCCACCCTGGCCGAGACGGTGAAGGAGGCGGCCCTGGATTGCCTCGGGCGAGCTATCCACAAGCCCTGA
- a CDS encoding branched-chain amino acid ABC transporter permease, translated as MDTLAALPVQALHGLVYGMLLFLVASGLTLIFGMMGVLNFAHGALYMLGAYFSFSVLQWTGQFWLSLLVAPLLVALAGVAIERFFLRKVHSYGHAHELLLTFGVAYIIEELVKIFWGNEPLRVVLPQWLDGSVHLLGTEYPVYRLFILAVSTIVFIIMFFVLYKTRAGIIVRAAVANKRMVGALGFNVPLVFLLLFGMGAWLAGLAGVIGGPYLITNPAMASTIIIDLFVVVVVGGLGSIQGALIASLLIGQLQSIGILILPQFAIFFEFLLMALVLIFRPHGLMGESK; from the coding sequence ATGGATACTTTGGCCGCGTTGCCTGTGCAAGCGCTGCACGGATTGGTTTACGGGATGCTGCTGTTTTTGGTGGCATCTGGTCTCACCCTGATCTTCGGCATGATGGGGGTGCTCAACTTCGCCCACGGCGCCCTGTATATGCTCGGGGCCTATTTCTCCTTCTCCGTCCTGCAATGGACCGGACAGTTCTGGTTGAGCCTGTTGGTGGCCCCGCTGCTGGTGGCCTTGGCCGGAGTCGCCATCGAGCGCTTTTTCCTGCGCAAGGTCCATTCCTACGGGCACGCCCACGAGTTGTTGCTCACCTTCGGCGTGGCCTACATCATCGAAGAGTTGGTGAAAATCTTCTGGGGCAACGAGCCGCTCAGGGTGGTGCTGCCGCAGTGGCTGGACGGCTCGGTCCACCTGCTGGGCACCGAATATCCGGTGTACCGCCTGTTCATCCTGGCCGTGTCCACCATCGTGTTCATCATCATGTTTTTCGTTTTGTACAAGACCAGGGCGGGCATCATCGTGCGGGCGGCGGTGGCCAACAAGCGCATGGTAGGCGCCCTGGGCTTCAACGTGCCCCTGGTGTTCTTGCTCCTTTTTGGCATGGGCGCCTGGCTGGCCGGCCTGGCCGGGGTGATCGGCGGGCCCTACCTCATCACCAACCCGGCCATGGCATCCACCATCATCATCGACCTGTTCGTGGTGGTGGTGGTGGGCGGTCTGGGTTCCATCCAGGGGGCGCTCATCGCCAGCCTGCTCATCGGCCAACTGCAATCCATCGGCATCCTGATCCTGCCCCAGTTCGCCATCTTCTTTGAGTTCCTGCTGATGGCCCTGGTGTTGATCTTCCGGCCTCACGGCCTGATGGGAGAGAGCAAATGA